A region from the Aegilops tauschii subsp. strangulata cultivar AL8/78 chromosome 5, Aet v6.0, whole genome shotgun sequence genome encodes:
- the LOC109784764 gene encoding uncharacterized protein, which yields MCQAARVCHNNGLVASVSSLLISFVIKPLAKNAILTGRSVLALLAGDGTGNASAAAAPRGQHCEECAARDGARLSSSDAAAVMATLGLVPRRRGSDDDDDDGMVVCGGCEAMGVVEEVAWGSKEAGEAELREAFGVFDRDGDGLVSAAELWGVLRRLGMTEGARYEDCARMVAAAAARHGGVDGGLGFPEFKAMMEHAV from the coding sequence ATGTGCCAAGCCGCGAGAGTGTGCCACAACAATGGCCTGGTCGCGTCGGTGTCGTCTCTCCTGATCTCGTTCGTCATCAAGCCCCTGGCCAAGAACGCCATCCTCACGGGCAGGAGCGTCCTcgccctcctcgccggcgacggcACCGGCAACGCCAGCGCCGCGGCCGCTCCACGTGGGCAGCATTGCGAGGAGTGCGCCGCGAGGGACGGCGCGCGCCTGTCCAGCTCCGACGCGGCGGCGGTCATGGCGACCCTGGGCCTGGTTCCACGCCGGCGAGGCagtgacgacgacgacgacgacgggatggttgtgtgtggcggGTGCGAGGCGATGGGGGTGGTGGAGGAGGTGGCGTGGGGGAGCAAGGAGGCCGGGGAGGCGGAGCTGCGGGAGGCGTTCGGGGTGTTCGACCGGGACGGGGACGGGCTGGTGAGCGCGGCGGAGCTGTGGGGCGTGCTGCGGAGGCTCGGCATGACCGAGGGCGCCAGGTACGAGGACTGCGCCAGGATGgtcgccgccgcagccgcccgcCACGGCGGCGTGGACGGGGGGCTCGGGTTCCCCGAGTTCAAAGCCATGATGGAGCACGCGGTTTAA
- the LOC109784768 gene encoding large ribosomal subunit protein eL24 — translation MVLKTELCRFSGAKIYPGKGIRFIRSDSQVFLFSNSKCKSYFHNRLKPAKLAWTAMYRKQHKKDIHAEAAKKRRRTTKRPYSRSIVGASLEVIQKKRAEKPEVRDAAREAALREIKERIKKTKDEKKAKVEVTKSQKSAGRGNAPKPGKAPKLGGGGGKR, via the exons ATGGTTCTCAA GACAGAGCTCTGCCGTTTCAGTGGTGCCAAGATATACCCAGGGAAGGGGATCAGATTCATCCGCTCAGACTCTCAA GTCTTCCTTTTCTCCAACTCAAAGTGCAAGAGCTACTTCCACAACCGTCTCAAGCCAGCTAAGCTCGCATGGACGGCCATGTACAGGAAGCAGCACAAGAAG GATATTCATGCTGAGGCTGCAAAGAAGAGGCGCCGCACCACCAAGAGGCCGTATTCCAGGTCAATTGTAGGTGCTTCCCTTGAAGTTATCCAGAAGAAGAGAGCTGAGAAGCCGGAGGTCCGTGATGCAGCTAGGGAAGCAGCTCTGCG TGAGATCAAGGAGCGCATTAAGAAGACCAAGGATGAGAAGAAAGCTAAGGTGGAGGTGACGAAATCCCAGAAGTCCGCCGGCAGAGGCAACGCCCCCAAACCCGGGAAGGCCCCCAAgcttggcggtggcggcggcaagCGCTAG